The Struthio camelus isolate bStrCam1 chromosome 17, bStrCam1.hap1, whole genome shotgun sequence genome window below encodes:
- the MORN3 gene encoding MORN repeat-containing protein 3: MPFVKYPTTAEPLWHEWDRKAQKSGLRHTVYAVNGDQYTGEWLDNLKHGKGTQRWKRTGAIYNGDWKFGKRDGYGSYSIPDPVTKEYKKVYTGWWKNDKKCGYGTTLYPGGEYYEGEWSSGLRSGWGRMYYRDGSIYEGQWLADQPCGQGMLRLPNENRYEGGWKDGKKHGPGKFFYLDTGQLFEGVWAADIPKYGIMIDFGRDEAPAATQYPIPKIELADPDGVLEEAQAMFEDSQK, encoded by the exons ATGCCCTTTGTGAAATACCCCACGACTGCAGAGCCTCTCTGGCATGAGTGGGacaggaaagcacagaaaagtgGATTAAGACACACAGTTTATGCTGTAAATGGGGACCAGTATACTGGCGAATGGCTGGACAATTTGAAGCACG GTAAAGGCACCCAGAGGTGGAAACGCACGGGAGCCATTTATAACGGCGACTGGAAGTTTGGGAAACGAGATGGTTATGGCTCATACAGCATTCCTGACCCCGTCACCAAGGAATACAAGAAAGTGTATACAGGCTGGTGGAAAAACGACAAAAAATGT GGCTACGGGACGACGTTGTACCCCGGCGGGGAGTACTACGAGGGTGAGTGGAGCAGCGGGCTGCGGAGTGGCTGGGGCCGCATGTACTACCGGGACGGCTCCATCTACGAAGGCCAGTGGCTGGCAGACCAGCCCTGCGGGCAGGGGATGCTGCGCCTGC CAAACGAAAATCGGTATGAAGGAGGCTGGAAAGATGGAAAGAAGCACGGACCAGGGAAATTTTTCTACTTGGATACGGGACAGTTGTTTGAAGGTGTCTGGGCAGCAGATATACCAAAATATGGAATTATGATTGACTTTGGCAGAGATGAAGCTCCTGCCGCTACTCAGTATCCAATCCCTAAG